The following are encoded together in the Candidatus Cetobacterium colombiensis genome:
- a CDS encoding BglG family transcription antiterminator: MNSTNVGILNLLYHGSFSQKDLALYLDVDSKTLGKNISQLNIELKDLKLNEIKMENGKYKLDLEKDQWTYVLNSKEFMSSEDIIDYLYLKFIFKGFINLEFEKNEFQVSRSSINRYFLVVKNILNENGSAYRYETGKGLRLDKLSIMDKNLFSKKLIKIFVKSDFSITPPMVYYDLFKESRIAKIDGLLEKLYNVFISSEVPATKFIIAFSFALKICVEVFDGFVFNTIYEGTEEYKSIKNNIDIILKEFSPEYKNQILLFILNLKNNETYFEKEIIEKAKLLMRQLKKHLNIDIIEKGFEELLMKKLYMSLFKYENKILNVYSSKLTTDEKRLLKILDETLSETELKMYFYDKVVLLSILKKIIIENNKKKINNVLLLFNEIILPNDLYLKENLKKQIPHINVDILPSFHLQFNYANCIKNYDLILSDEKYQDDNVEKISTFNYIKVLEKIDKRALRKAMDSLKLV; this comes from the coding sequence TTGAATTCGACAAATGTAGGAATTTTGAATCTATTGTATCATGGAAGTTTTTCTCAAAAAGATTTGGCACTTTATTTAGATGTAGATAGTAAAACTTTAGGTAAAAACATATCACAATTAAATATAGAGTTAAAAGATTTAAAATTAAATGAAATAAAAATGGAAAACGGAAAATACAAGTTAGATTTAGAAAAAGATCAATGGACGTATGTCCTTAATAGCAAAGAGTTTATGAGTTCAGAGGATATTATTGATTATTTATATTTAAAATTTATTTTTAAAGGATTTATTAATCTTGAATTTGAAAAAAATGAGTTTCAAGTTTCTAGAAGTTCTATAAATAGATATTTTTTAGTGGTAAAAAATATTTTAAATGAAAATGGAAGTGCTTATAGATATGAAACTGGAAAAGGATTAAGATTAGATAAATTATCTATAATGGATAAAAATTTATTTTCTAAAAAACTTATAAAAATATTTGTAAAATCAGACTTTTCAATCACTCCACCTATGGTTTACTATGATTTGTTTAAAGAGTCCAGAATAGCTAAAATTGATGGACTTTTGGAAAAGTTATATAATGTTTTTATATCTTCAGAAGTACCAGCTACAAAATTTATTATTGCTTTTTCATTTGCACTAAAAATTTGTGTGGAAGTTTTTGATGGGTTTGTTTTTAATACTATCTATGAAGGAACAGAGGAATATAAAAGCATAAAAAATAATATAGATATTATTTTAAAAGAGTTTTCACCAGAGTATAAGAATCAGATACTTTTATTTATATTGAATTTAAAAAACAATGAAACTTATTTTGAAAAAGAGATAATTGAAAAAGCTAAATTACTTATGAGACAATTAAAAAAACATTTAAATATTGATATTATAGAAAAAGGATTTGAAGAACTTTTGATGAAAAAGCTTTATATGTCTTTGTTTAAATACGAAAATAAAATTTTAAATGTTTATTCTTCTAAACTTACAACTGATGAAAAAAGATTGTTAAAAATACTTGATGAAACTTTATCAGAAACAGAGTTAAAAATGTATTTTTATGATAAAGTAGTTCTTTTAAGTATATTAAAAAAAATTATTATTGAAAACAATAAAAAGAAAATAAATAATGTTTTATTACTTTTCAATGAGATTATTTTACCAAATGATCTTTATTTAAAAGAGAATTTAAAAAAGCAGATTCCTCATATAAATGTGGATATATTGCCATCGTTTCATTTACAATTTAATTATGCAAATTGTATTAAAAATTATGATTTAATATTAAGTGATGAGAAGTATCAAGATGATAATGTGGAAAAAATTTCAACTTTTAATTACATTAAAGTTTTAGAAAAGATAGATAAAAGAGCTTTAAGAAAAGCAATGGATAGTTTAAAGTTAGTTTAA